Proteins encoded by one window of Candidatus Sumerlaea chitinivorans:
- a CDS encoding Serine--glyoxylate aminotransferase — MIRRNYIFAPGPVSVPPQVLAATAKPIIHHRSADFDPLFQKVSEGLKYVFQTTNPVVIFASSGTGAMEAAIVSSASPGDRVLSLEAGKFGERWGEIAQAFGLNVQRRACEWGKAVDPNVVAEELKQHPETKAVYLELCETSTATLENVKAVAEVTRNTETLLIVDAVSGLAADELRMDEWGVDLVGAGSQKAMMLPPGLGFVAVSAKAREAIKKSTTPKFYFSLEKALKELEKNTTPFTPAVSLLFGLEVALDMIREEGIENIWKRHARLAEASRRAVRAMNLELYSKNPANTCTAVLAPEGIEGGKIVKALKAKGITIAGGQGPLKGKIFRFATLGWYNDYDVLTIIAAIEEVLAELGHKFQPGAGVNAAMEYLRQNP; from the coding sequence GTGATTCGACGGAATTACATTTTCGCTCCGGGTCCAGTCAGTGTTCCGCCACAAGTTTTAGCTGCCACTGCAAAGCCAATCATCCACCACCGCTCGGCCGATTTTGATCCGCTATTTCAGAAAGTTAGCGAAGGACTGAAGTATGTTTTTCAAACCACGAACCCCGTGGTTATTTTTGCATCGAGCGGGACGGGCGCGATGGAGGCCGCCATTGTGAGCAGCGCCAGCCCCGGCGACCGTGTCCTCAGTCTTGAGGCCGGAAAGTTCGGCGAAAGATGGGGTGAGATTGCTCAAGCGTTTGGACTCAACGTTCAGCGGCGCGCGTGTGAGTGGGGCAAGGCCGTGGACCCCAACGTGGTAGCTGAGGAACTCAAGCAGCATCCGGAAACGAAGGCGGTGTACCTCGAGCTCTGCGAAACCTCCACAGCTACACTTGAGAACGTGAAGGCCGTGGCAGAGGTGACTCGGAATACGGAGACGCTTCTAATTGTGGACGCAGTGAGTGGTCTGGCTGCGGACGAACTTCGGATGGATGAGTGGGGCGTGGACCTCGTCGGCGCGGGCTCACAAAAAGCTATGATGTTGCCACCGGGACTGGGCTTTGTGGCTGTGAGCGCAAAAGCTCGCGAAGCAATCAAGAAATCCACGACGCCGAAATTCTACTTCTCGTTGGAGAAAGCGCTCAAGGAACTCGAGAAGAATACCACGCCCTTTACGCCAGCGGTTTCGCTCCTCTTCGGGTTGGAAGTGGCACTGGACATGATTCGCGAAGAGGGCATTGAGAACATCTGGAAGCGCCATGCGCGACTTGCTGAGGCTTCGCGACGCGCAGTGCGAGCTATGAACCTTGAGCTCTATTCGAAAAATCCGGCCAACACTTGCACGGCAGTTCTTGCCCCAGAAGGCATTGAGGGGGGTAAGATCGTCAAAGCGCTGAAGGCAAAAGGGATCACCATTGCGGGCGGGCAAGGGCCACTCAAGGGCAAGATCTTCCGCTTCGCGACCCTTGGCTGGTACAATGACTACGACGTGCTCACAATCATCGCGGCGATCGAAGAGGTGCTCGCTGAACTTGGGCACAAATTCCAGCCCGGAGCAGGTGTCAACGCCGCCATGGAGTATTTGCGCCAGAACCCATAA
- a CDS encoding Radical SAM domain protein — protein MRVVFPPVELGVLAAMARQRGAEVLLRDYPTVHATKADYLRDLEAFQPDLILLNATVHTIQDDLEAFALARERFPNVVTIAKGEALAVSAEEIFPQYAQVLDFIIDGEPELTFCDILEDVPREKIPGVIWWEQEAGVVRNPSRPLLEDLDQLPLPARDLMDHSLYRSPENNRPITAIYAQRGCPAKCIFCPAGSMFEYRVRERSVSHVMSELKECVEQYGIRDFLFHGDTFTLHKRWVIDLCKAIVEEGLNIHWGCNSRVDTIDDERAEWLKRAGCWVVAFGFEHGSQMMLDKMKKGARAQRAFDAVATCRRHGLKVHGFFVIGLPWETRETLEECYQFAKALDPDFFDFNIAYPLPGTEFYEIAKNDGLFELPDPKEGGYAVAAVRTYSLSSQELTEWRRRALLRMYSRPRYVMRMLRHAAATGNTRHYARAAMQRVASLLNLTGA, from the coding sequence GTGCGCGTCGTTTTTCCGCCTGTAGAGCTCGGGGTATTGGCAGCAATGGCACGGCAGCGCGGTGCAGAGGTTCTCCTGCGTGACTATCCCACAGTTCACGCCACCAAGGCAGATTATCTGCGCGACTTGGAAGCCTTTCAGCCGGACCTTATCCTTCTCAATGCTACTGTCCATACGATTCAGGACGATTTAGAGGCCTTTGCGCTGGCACGCGAACGTTTTCCAAACGTCGTGACCATTGCTAAGGGAGAGGCTTTGGCTGTTAGTGCGGAGGAAATCTTTCCCCAGTATGCGCAGGTGCTGGATTTCATCATCGACGGAGAGCCTGAGCTCACGTTCTGCGACATTCTCGAAGACGTTCCGCGCGAAAAGATTCCTGGAGTGATCTGGTGGGAACAGGAAGCGGGAGTCGTTCGGAATCCTTCCCGGCCACTTCTGGAGGACTTGGACCAGCTTCCACTTCCCGCGCGGGATCTCATGGATCACTCACTTTACCGAAGCCCCGAAAACAATCGGCCAATCACTGCCATCTACGCCCAGCGCGGCTGCCCAGCAAAGTGCATCTTCTGCCCAGCAGGCTCGATGTTTGAGTATCGCGTGAGGGAAAGAAGTGTAAGTCATGTAATGTCAGAGCTTAAAGAATGTGTGGAACAGTATGGCATTCGTGACTTTCTGTTTCACGGGGATACGTTTACTTTGCACAAGCGATGGGTCATTGACCTGTGCAAAGCCATCGTCGAAGAAGGCCTCAATATCCATTGGGGATGCAACTCGCGTGTGGACACGATTGACGACGAACGGGCGGAGTGGCTGAAGCGCGCTGGCTGTTGGGTGGTCGCCTTTGGGTTCGAGCACGGCTCCCAAATGATGCTCGATAAAATGAAAAAGGGCGCTCGGGCACAACGCGCGTTCGATGCGGTCGCAACCTGCCGTCGCCACGGGTTGAAGGTCCACGGCTTCTTTGTTATTGGACTTCCGTGGGAAACGCGTGAGACGCTGGAAGAGTGTTACCAGTTTGCCAAAGCGCTGGATCCCGACTTTTTCGATTTCAACATCGCGTATCCACTCCCGGGAACGGAGTTTTACGAAATCGCCAAGAACGATGGGCTTTTTGAGTTGCCTGACCCTAAGGAAGGGGGATACGCGGTGGCCGCAGTCCGTACGTATTCGCTCTCAAGCCAGGAACTTACGGAATGGCGTCGGCGTGCGCTTTTGCGGATGTATTCTCGCCCACGTTATGTCATGCGAATGCTACGCCATGCCGCAGCGACTGGAAACACGCGACATTACGCACGCGCCGCCATGCAGCGAGTGGCTTCGCTTTTGAACCTGACGGGCGCCTAA
- a CDS encoding Dethiobiotin synthetase, whose translation MENTLLIVGTDTGCGKTTVAATLARALKKAGADVGVMKPFASGVDVAQMQPMDDAAILQLAAGLEEPYDWVTPERFQAPLAPANAAPLEGRTVDLEKVRAAIRNYVGKHAVTLIEGIGGVAVPLTQSVLFSDFFREFSFPALVVARSALGTINHTVLTVEHLRSRGIPVMGVIFNRIQQGPLDLAEEVGPPLAARLCGIENFGLFPFVNPGSHLTAQAWVDALPIKCDAIQKLVERIMRK comes from the coding sequence ATGGAAAATACCCTACTGATTGTCGGCACTGATACTGGTTGCGGCAAGACAACCGTCGCAGCCACTTTGGCCCGTGCTTTGAAGAAGGCAGGGGCCGACGTGGGGGTTATGAAACCTTTCGCGTCTGGTGTGGACGTGGCTCAGATGCAACCCATGGACGATGCGGCAATCCTGCAATTGGCAGCTGGTCTCGAGGAGCCCTACGATTGGGTTACTCCGGAGCGATTCCAAGCCCCATTGGCACCGGCGAATGCTGCTCCACTGGAGGGTCGAACGGTTGACTTAGAGAAGGTCCGGGCGGCGATTCGCAATTACGTGGGTAAACACGCTGTAACTCTAATAGAAGGTATCGGCGGAGTTGCTGTCCCGCTAACGCAGTCCGTTCTTTTCAGTGATTTCTTTCGAGAGTTTTCGTTTCCCGCCCTTGTGGTTGCTCGAAGCGCGTTGGGAACAATCAATCACACGGTGCTAACCGTGGAGCACCTTCGCTCTAGGGGGATTCCCGTAATGGGAGTGATTTTTAATCGGATCCAACAGGGGCCACTTGACTTGGCTGAAGAGGTCGGGCCTCCTCTGGCGGCTCGTCTTTGTGGGATAGAAAACTTCGGACTTTTTCCCTTCGTAAATCCGGGCTCGCACCTGACTGCTCAGGCTTGGGTGGACGCCTTACCAATCAAGTGCGACGCAATCCAAAAGCTTGTGGAACGTATCATGAGAAAATAG
- a CDS encoding dTDP-glucose 4,6-dehydratase, whose protein sequence is MAHILITGGAGFIGSHLAEELLEQGHWVCVIDDLSTGTIWNLDGIRSHERFSYHIASVMDYPLMAELVDRADEIYHLAAAVGVRLIVEKPVHTIETNIRGTEIVLELAARKKKKVLITSTSEIYGKSAKVPFSENDDLVLGSTTRPRWAYACSKAIDEFLALAYYREQGVPVVIVRLFNTVGPRQTGQYGMVIPRFVEQALRGQPLTVYGDGTQTRAFAYVGDVVKALVALMNEPRAIGEVFNVGNDREIAIRDLAKLVIERTQSSSPIQFIPFEQAYDSQFEDLTRRVPDLSKIRALIGYEPKVQIEEIIDRVATYMKDRLR, encoded by the coding sequence ATGGCCCATATTTTGATCACCGGGGGAGCTGGATTCATTGGCTCACATTTGGCCGAAGAGCTGCTCGAGCAGGGGCATTGGGTGTGCGTTATTGACGATTTGTCCACAGGGACGATTTGGAATCTCGACGGCATCCGAAGCCACGAGCGATTTAGCTACCACATTGCCTCCGTCATGGACTACCCGCTAATGGCTGAGCTTGTGGATCGGGCAGATGAAATCTATCATCTCGCGGCTGCAGTAGGGGTGCGCCTTATAGTCGAGAAGCCAGTCCATACAATCGAAACAAACATTCGCGGAACGGAGATCGTTCTCGAGCTTGCTGCACGCAAGAAAAAGAAGGTACTGATCACGTCAACCAGCGAAATCTACGGTAAGAGCGCCAAAGTCCCCTTTAGCGAAAACGACGATCTGGTGTTGGGCTCCACCACACGACCTCGCTGGGCCTATGCGTGTTCCAAAGCAATCGATGAATTCCTCGCGCTTGCCTATTACCGGGAGCAAGGGGTCCCTGTGGTCATCGTGCGCTTGTTCAATACGGTCGGTCCGCGACAGACGGGCCAGTATGGCATGGTGATTCCCCGCTTTGTGGAGCAAGCGCTCCGCGGTCAGCCCTTGACCGTGTATGGCGATGGCACTCAGACTCGGGCATTTGCGTACGTGGGCGATGTGGTGAAGGCGCTCGTGGCGCTGATGAATGAGCCACGCGCGATCGGCGAGGTGTTCAATGTCGGGAACGATAGAGAAATTGCGATCCGAGACTTAGCTAAGCTTGTGATTGAGCGGACTCAGAGTTCGAGCCCCATTCAGTTTATTCCTTTTGAACAAGCCTACGATTCGCAGTTTGAAGATTTGACACGACGGGTTCCCGATCTTTCGAAAATTCGGGCTCTTATCGGTTATGAGCCCAAGGTCCAGATCGAGGAAATTATTGATCGTGTTGCAACCTACATGAAGGACCGTTTGCGATGA
- a CDS encoding Argininosuccinate lyase, translating into MTPKPTQPKLSTPASKPQVWGSRMSEPPDPRNVLYCAGRDVAPRPMADSALVPFDLWQNRAHVLMLAKQGIVSRKIASRILAALDDLESLWERREFVLDPAREDVHINIEHFVATVIGPEASGSMHTARSRNDQTTTVVRLYVRDRLLSFAESLVRLIDVLLDASRKYAHLPIAGLTHYQPASVTTFGHWLASYAQALLRDLERAEQTLHRLNVSPLGAAASFGTTWKIDRAYTAQLLGFDSVQGNTLDCISTRWEFEAEAAVLVAFVLTHLSTIAQDLIVLSLPQVGIVRVADRFTTGSSIMPQKRNPDFAEVTRAKAALVQQLVPTLLGIARGLPSGYNRDTQWTKYAIMDVFDEATAAPEIFADVIATLQVNEARARESAETNFINAVDVADTLARESGAPFRVCYQIISQAVRECESRGRLLPDVVVQLAREAGVQVQSVNFLSAEQILNEKNHIGGPAPSALAREIRNVREQLQQRKKQLAAFRKRLTRAKMKIEQERKKLRQSPK; encoded by the coding sequence ATGACGCCGAAGCCAACTCAGCCCAAGCTGTCCACGCCCGCCTCCAAGCCGCAAGTCTGGGGTTCAAGAATGAGCGAACCCCCCGACCCGCGAAATGTTTTGTACTGTGCGGGCCGCGATGTGGCGCCACGACCTATGGCCGACTCAGCGCTGGTGCCGTTCGACCTGTGGCAAAACCGAGCGCACGTCCTCATGCTGGCAAAGCAGGGAATCGTGAGCCGAAAGATAGCTTCGCGCATCCTTGCAGCGCTCGATGACCTCGAAAGTTTGTGGGAGCGTCGGGAGTTTGTGTTAGACCCCGCCCGCGAGGATGTTCACATCAACATCGAGCATTTTGTCGCGACAGTCATCGGACCAGAAGCCTCAGGGTCCATGCACACCGCGCGAAGCCGGAATGACCAAACCACCACAGTTGTACGTCTCTACGTTCGCGATCGCCTGCTTAGTTTCGCCGAGTCCCTCGTGCGACTGATTGACGTTCTTCTCGATGCATCCAGAAAGTACGCCCATCTGCCGATTGCGGGACTTACGCATTATCAGCCCGCCAGTGTCACGACGTTCGGTCATTGGCTCGCATCGTATGCACAGGCGCTCCTGCGGGATCTTGAACGAGCAGAGCAGACGCTTCACCGGCTCAACGTCTCACCGCTGGGAGCCGCGGCGTCCTTTGGGACTACATGGAAAATTGACCGGGCCTATACCGCGCAACTCCTCGGGTTCGACTCAGTTCAGGGCAACACGCTCGACTGTATCAGCACGCGATGGGAGTTTGAGGCAGAAGCAGCCGTCCTTGTCGCGTTTGTACTGACGCATCTTAGCACCATCGCTCAGGATCTTATTGTGCTTAGCCTCCCACAGGTTGGGATCGTACGTGTGGCGGATCGCTTTACTACGGGCTCTTCCATCATGCCGCAAAAGCGTAACCCCGACTTTGCCGAGGTGACACGCGCAAAAGCGGCGCTTGTTCAGCAGTTGGTGCCTACTCTCTTGGGAATCGCCCGGGGCCTACCTTCAGGCTACAACCGCGATACTCAGTGGACAAAGTATGCGATCATGGACGTTTTCGACGAGGCAACGGCGGCCCCGGAGATCTTCGCCGACGTGATCGCGACGCTGCAAGTGAACGAAGCCCGAGCACGCGAAAGCGCGGAGACGAATTTTATCAACGCGGTGGACGTCGCCGACACGCTTGCACGTGAAAGCGGAGCGCCATTCCGCGTGTGTTACCAAATCATCTCTCAGGCTGTTCGCGAATGTGAATCCCGAGGACGCCTCCTCCCCGACGTTGTTGTCCAGCTCGCGCGAGAGGCGGGAGTTCAGGTTCAGAGCGTGAACTTCCTTTCCGCAGAGCAAATTCTGAACGAGAAGAATCACATCGGCGGACCCGCTCCGTCCGCACTCGCACGAGAGATTCGCAACGTGCGTGAGCAACTCCAGCAGCGCAAAAAGCAGTTAGCCGCTTTCCGCAAGCGTCTTACACGCGCAAAAATGAAGATTGAACAAGAGCGCAAAAAGCTCCGGCAGAGTCCGAAATAG
- a CDS encoding ATP-dependent RNA helicase — MSKEFMAKQPKRMERTNRAQPSVREVLEELLSIHHIARNITHLERIPPRAACYAPFPSGLHPDVLVALREYGIQQLYSHQAQAIEAVLRGEHVVVVTPTASGKTLCYNVPVLSAVLENPKACALYLFPTKALAQDQYQELYSLAGATGKGIKLYTFDGDTPASARRAIREAGNIVLTNPDMLHTGILPHHTAWCRIFENLRYIVVDEVHQYRGVFGSHVANVFRRLRRICDFYGVQPQFICCSATIANPKEVTERLIDHPVTLISENGAPAGEKFFVFYNPPIVNEELGIRRGVVNEARRLASRFLAEDIQTIVFARSRMQVELLVNYLRKTMRRLGKSIGRIAGYRGGYLPNERRSIERGIKEGAILGVVSTNALELGIDIGQLNAAILAGYPGSVASTWQQAGRAGRSTETSVAVLIANSSALDQYIISHPGYFFGRAPEQAIVNPENPAIAASHIKCAAFELPFLDGEPFGSLDPTPLLEHLEAERIVRHSGNKWFWSADTYPSENISLRSASSENFVVVNLADQNRVFAEVDFDSAPFLIHTEAIYMHLGETYYVEHLDWDRRTAFARPQRSDYYTEAISKTEIRVLQIDEKHDYAEIEIAAETGSQERGGLLSEYEKLPTDTEYPLTQSPTDGPPAASDLPEHGSEKASRLLGEQVASSPPLEETASTSASLSPTVIRKGRGDVAVITIVSAYKKLRFESHENIGYGTISLPPLEMQTEACWLTFDPRLKEELEQRQLDLSHGLQGIAHLLGQVVPLYVLCDARDIGAVAMVQSPHDGLPTIYLYDRYPGGIGLSQKVFEMDRTILRAAWEIVEKCPCAAGCPSCVGPEVAPLGKASALHLLRSMFCPPPDQTHSHCEHEHRT, encoded by the coding sequence ATGAGCAAAGAGTTTATGGCAAAACAGCCCAAAAGAATGGAACGCACGAACAGGGCTCAACCGAGTGTGCGGGAAGTGCTCGAGGAACTACTCAGCATTCACCATATTGCCAGGAACATCACGCACTTGGAAAGGATTCCGCCTCGGGCAGCCTGTTATGCGCCCTTCCCATCGGGACTCCATCCAGATGTTCTTGTTGCGCTTCGCGAGTATGGCATCCAGCAGCTCTATAGCCATCAAGCTCAAGCCATCGAGGCCGTACTACGGGGCGAGCACGTCGTCGTGGTCACGCCCACCGCTTCTGGGAAAACCCTCTGCTACAATGTCCCCGTCCTAAGCGCCGTTCTTGAAAACCCAAAGGCTTGTGCGCTCTACCTTTTCCCGACTAAAGCGCTGGCTCAGGATCAGTATCAAGAGTTGTACTCCTTGGCGGGGGCCACCGGCAAAGGAATCAAACTCTACACGTTTGACGGCGACACACCGGCAAGCGCCCGACGAGCCATCCGCGAGGCCGGCAATATTGTGCTGACGAATCCCGACATGCTCCACACGGGCATTCTGCCCCATCACACGGCGTGGTGTCGCATTTTTGAGAATCTCCGTTACATCGTCGTGGACGAGGTCCACCAGTATCGAGGGGTGTTTGGGTCGCACGTCGCAAACGTTTTTCGACGCCTGCGCCGGATTTGCGATTTCTATGGCGTTCAGCCCCAATTCATCTGCTGTTCGGCGACGATCGCAAACCCGAAGGAAGTCACGGAACGACTCATTGATCATCCGGTAACTCTTATCTCTGAGAATGGTGCACCGGCTGGAGAAAAGTTCTTTGTCTTCTATAATCCGCCGATCGTGAACGAAGAGCTGGGTATTCGCCGGGGTGTGGTGAATGAGGCTCGGCGACTCGCGTCGCGTTTTCTCGCGGAGGATATTCAGACCATTGTTTTCGCTCGCAGTCGGATGCAAGTCGAGCTGCTGGTAAATTACCTGCGAAAAACGATGCGGCGCCTCGGCAAAAGCATTGGCCGCATCGCGGGGTACCGCGGAGGATACCTGCCGAACGAACGCCGATCGATTGAACGTGGCATTAAAGAGGGAGCCATCCTTGGCGTGGTGAGTACCAACGCCTTGGAGCTGGGCATTGACATTGGGCAGCTCAACGCCGCCATTCTTGCTGGCTATCCCGGGAGCGTGGCGAGTACGTGGCAACAGGCAGGCCGAGCCGGACGCTCCACCGAGACGTCGGTGGCTGTGCTGATTGCGAACTCCTCAGCTCTCGACCAATACATCATTTCCCATCCGGGCTACTTCTTTGGCCGCGCGCCCGAGCAAGCAATCGTCAACCCTGAAAACCCCGCGATCGCGGCAAGCCATATTAAGTGTGCTGCGTTTGAACTTCCGTTTTTGGATGGAGAGCCATTTGGGTCGCTTGACCCGACTCCCCTACTCGAGCACCTTGAGGCTGAACGGATTGTCCGGCACTCTGGCAATAAATGGTTTTGGTCCGCGGACACGTATCCAAGCGAGAACATCTCACTCAGAAGCGCGAGTAGTGAGAACTTCGTGGTTGTGAATCTTGCGGATCAGAATCGAGTGTTTGCTGAGGTGGACTTTGACTCTGCTCCGTTCCTGATTCACACGGAAGCCATCTACATGCACTTGGGCGAAACTTACTACGTTGAACACCTCGATTGGGACCGACGAACCGCGTTCGCGCGACCTCAACGGAGCGATTATTACACCGAAGCAATCTCAAAAACTGAGATTCGCGTTTTACAGATTGATGAAAAGCACGATTACGCAGAAATCGAAATCGCGGCAGAGACCGGATCCCAAGAACGAGGCGGCCTCCTTTCCGAATACGAAAAGCTGCCCACCGACACGGAGTATCCATTAACTCAGTCGCCCACCGACGGACCGCCTGCTGCCAGCGACCTCCCCGAGCATGGCAGCGAAAAAGCTTCCCGCCTTTTGGGTGAGCAAGTCGCATCTTCTCCACCGCTCGAGGAGACCGCCAGTACCTCTGCGTCGTTGTCCCCGACTGTCATCAGGAAAGGGCGAGGAGACGTTGCCGTAATTACGATCGTTTCCGCCTACAAAAAATTGCGCTTTGAGAGCCACGAGAACATTGGGTATGGCACGATTAGTCTGCCACCGCTGGAAATGCAGACGGAAGCGTGTTGGCTCACCTTCGACCCAAGATTGAAAGAGGAACTCGAGCAACGGCAGCTGGACTTATCTCATGGTCTTCAGGGAATCGCGCATCTATTGGGGCAAGTTGTTCCTCTGTACGTTTTGTGCGATGCGCGGGATATTGGCGCCGTGGCAATGGTTCAGTCTCCGCACGATGGTCTGCCGACGATCTATCTATACGATCGCTATCCGGGTGGCATTGGCCTTTCCCAAAAAGTGTTCGAAATGGATCGCACGATCTTGCGGGCGGCGTGGGAAATTGTGGAGAAGTGCCCGTGTGCGGCTGGGTGTCCGTCCTGCGTGGGGCCAGAAGTTGCTCCGCTTGGCAAAGCGAGCGCCTTGCACCTTCTGCGCAGCATGTTTTGTCCCCCGCCTGATCAAACCCATTCTCATTGCGAGCACGAACATAGAACGTGA
- a CDS encoding Lipid A biosynthesis lauroyl acyltransferase, with amino-acid sequence MSRSKAPKQERIQWRHRLEFWAWRGAEWLALRLSRRALVRLADLCGLLLYEVLRARRRVTEENLQRAFGDSFPPTKLRAIARRAYQNAVLTFFECLQSRYYGPLSLCLFKNGQGLEYLEKARGSAAVFVTAHSGNWELFGQAVQAMGFECDAVMKPLHNPLINAYVVAQRQAGGVRLIPTSGALKGIVTALRAGRHPVFLADQDARRDGIFVRFLGHPASTALGPAYFAYKFRVPIYAGFCVRNEDPERTLSFVIMPPIEPDCSAPEEVELRRLTEAHVRALEQVVRAYPESYFWLHRRWKTKPKAEDLAADQE; translated from the coding sequence GTGAGTCGAAGCAAGGCACCAAAGCAAGAACGCATTCAGTGGCGCCACCGCTTGGAATTTTGGGCATGGCGTGGCGCAGAATGGTTGGCTTTGCGTCTTTCCAGACGGGCTTTGGTCCGGTTGGCCGATCTCTGTGGGCTGCTACTTTACGAGGTCTTACGGGCGCGTCGGCGTGTGACGGAAGAGAACCTACAGCGTGCTTTCGGCGATTCCTTCCCGCCAACAAAACTTCGCGCGATCGCCCGGCGTGCCTATCAGAATGCCGTGCTTACGTTCTTCGAGTGTCTCCAATCGCGCTACTATGGCCCCCTCTCTCTCTGTCTCTTCAAGAACGGGCAGGGTTTAGAGTACTTGGAAAAAGCCCGAGGATCCGCGGCTGTGTTTGTGACGGCGCACAGCGGCAATTGGGAATTGTTTGGCCAAGCCGTACAGGCGATGGGCTTCGAATGCGATGCGGTGATGAAACCTCTGCACAACCCACTCATCAACGCGTACGTTGTGGCACAACGTCAGGCAGGAGGTGTTCGGCTCATTCCTACGAGTGGCGCATTGAAAGGCATTGTTACGGCTCTGCGAGCTGGGCGGCACCCCGTCTTTCTTGCCGATCAGGACGCTCGACGTGACGGAATCTTCGTGAGGTTTCTGGGGCATCCTGCTTCGACGGCGCTGGGCCCAGCCTATTTCGCGTATAAGTTCCGTGTTCCGATTTACGCTGGTTTTTGTGTGAGGAATGAGGATCCCGAGCGCACGCTGAGTTTTGTGATTATGCCACCGATCGAGCCCGATTGCTCTGCGCCCGAAGAGGTCGAACTTCGTCGGCTAACGGAAGCGCACGTTCGTGCCCTCGAGCAGGTGGTGCGTGCGTATCCCGAAAGCTACTTCTGGCTGCACCGTCGGTGGAAAACGAAGCCAAAGGCAGAAGACCTCGCCGCAGACCAAGAGTAG